ACGACGGCGGTGCGACCGGCCTGGTCGGGGATGTCGGTGGTGGTCCAGCGCTGTGCCATGGGGTCTCCGTGATTCGGGACGTCCGACTGCGTGCGCGACAGATTATGGCACTTTGAGTGCCAACTGGCATTCCGGTGCCACGCGCACCTATACTTCGCCCCCGAAATGCCCGCCCCCGAGCCCCTCCGGATGCGCAAGAAGCGCCAGACCCGCGAGCGGATCGTCGACGAGGCGCTGCGCCTGTTCGCCGAGCGCGGAATCGAGGGCACGACGGCGGACCACATCGCCGCGGCGGCGGACGTCTCCCGCCGCACCTTCTTCCGCTACTTCGCCCGCAAGGAGGATGTGGTGGTGGAGTGGAAGCGCCAGGGCGCGGAGGCGGTCCGCGCGGCCGTGGCGGCGCGCCCGGCGGATGAGCCGCCGCTCACCGCCGTCCACCACGCGCTCGCCCAGATCGTCGAGCGCTACCAGCCCGACGCGGACACGGTGCTCGGCCTGATCCGCCTCATCGAGAGCTCGCCGGCGCTGCGCGCGCGCAAGAGCGAGGGCGAGTACCCGTCGTGGGAGAGCTCGATCGCGGAGGAGGTGGCCGCCCGCCTGGGCGTGGACCCCGAGACCGACCTGCGGCCGCGGCTGGTGGCGCAGCTCGGGATGGCCATCCTCTCCACTGCCGTCGAGACGTGGATCGCGCGCGGCGGCCGCGGCGACGTGGCGCCGCTGCTGGACGAGGCATTCGAGGCGGCGGCCGGCGAGCTCGCCGCCCCGATTGCCTGAGTTCGGTTACGCCGTCGGAGGCGGCGAGGGCGGCGGCGGACCGGGTGCCGCGGCGGCGGGCTTCCCCTTGACCACGGTCGTCGCGCCGTACACGATCGCGATCGAGGCGAGCAGCGAGAGCCAGAGGCCGATCTTGCGCTCCTCACCCTCGATCAGGAACGTGAGCACGATCCAGAACGCGGCAAATCCGGCCAGCCCGATGGCTGTCGGCGCGTTGACGTCCGTGCCGGCCGCACGAGCCGCCACCAGCGCGGCCGTGCCAAGTCCGATCACCGCCAGCACGATGTCCATGAAGTCGAACAGCTGCCAGCCGCTGAGTGGGCCGAACCAGTCCAGGAAGAGGAACAGGAACAGCGCAAGCCCGCCGGCTCCCGCTATCAGTTCCCCCGTCGACACTCTCGAGGTGTTCACAGCATCTCTCCTCTCGGGTGGGTACGACCGAGCGGCACCCTATGTGAGATGCCGGATGGCGACTGACAAAGCGCCACCGCGGGTACGCGGGGAGCGTCCGTCATCGACACGGAGGTTCTCCATGTACATCGGAATCGGGACCCTGCTGCTGATCCTCATCATCGTCGTCGTCCTGCTCTGATCCGGCGCCCGGCCGGTCCGGATCAGCGGTCGCGGCGCAGGATCACGCGCTGGCGGCGCATGCTGGTGCGGCCGATGGAGTCGGTGCCCTCGGCCACGAGCGTCGCGCGGAAGCCGTCCCGGTGGCGGCGCAGCATCGTCTGCC
The sequence above is drawn from the Thermoleophilaceae bacterium genome and encodes:
- a CDS encoding TetR family transcriptional regulator gives rise to the protein MPAPEPLRMRKKRQTRERIVDEALRLFAERGIEGTTADHIAAAADVSRRTFFRYFARKEDVVVEWKRQGAEAVRAAVAARPADEPPLTAVHHALAQIVERYQPDADTVLGLIRLIESSPALRARKSEGEYPSWESSIAEEVAARLGVDPETDLRPRLVAQLGMAILSTAVETWIARGGRGDVAPLLDEAFEAAAGELAAPIA